GGTGTTGGCCGCGGCGCTGGAGAACTTCGCGTTCCACGAGTCGGCGTCCGAGTAGTCGACTCCTTCGGGTGTGGGCCTCTCGCCGCGGCCCATGCGCTCCAGGGCGCCGGCCATCTCCCGGTGCCAGCCGGCGACGTGCGAGAGCAGGTCACGGGTGTTCCAGCTGTCGAGCCAGGGCTGGAGCATCTGCTCCTCGCTCAAACCCTCGATCTCGCGCTTGAAGGCAGCGAAGCCGTCGTCCAGCTTCTTCAGCAACTCGTCTTTGTAGGCCACCTCAAACCCCCTTTGCTGGGGCAATGATACGAGGTCGGAGCCGGTGAGGATCAGGGGACAGCAGTTCAGGACTTCAGCAGTTCAGGACTTCAGCAGTTCA
This genomic window from Dehalococcoidia bacterium contains:
- a CDS encoding maleylpyruvate isomerase N-terminal domain-containing protein — encoded protein: MAYKDELLKKLDDGFAAFKREIEGLSEEQMLQPWLDSWNTRDLLSHVAGWHREMAGALERMGRGERPTPEGVDYSDADSWNAKFSSAAANT